From Zingiber officinale cultivar Zhangliang chromosome 5B, Zo_v1.1, whole genome shotgun sequence, the proteins below share one genomic window:
- the LOC121984848 gene encoding DUF21 domain-containing protein At1g55930, chloroplastic-like produces the protein MDLAARNVFVLLRHPMAAFPPSPSIQPRRPRGSLPARICAAESHSLTFLSLSAGSCYNPCRRGSPTGRACFRSKIVSPSTSTSTSSVDKNSRDGFRIVLVAIVCGVLAVRCQRVLAEAATVDARVGVLASSRTSLSGVWPKVLQILQVLKDQGLILTALLGLSAFFSMAETSITTLWPWKVRELAEKEPENGVFRMLRNDVTRFLTTILIGTTVVNIGATALVTEATTAIFGEAGVSAATAVMTVAILLLTEITPKSVAVHNATEVVRFVVRPVAWLSIVLYPVGRVVTFLSMGILKLLGLKGRSEPYVTEDELKLMLRGAELSGAIEEEEQDMIENVLEIKDTHVREVMTPLVDVVAIDGSATLIDFQNLWETHQYSRVPVFEERIDNIVGIAYAMDMLEYVEKVEKLKEISVREIARMPTYFVPDSMSVWNLLREFRIRQVHMAVVLNEYGGTIGIVTLEDVVEEIVGEIFDENDSKEEIQRKTGYIVMRDDGAFDVDANTCIDQFSEELNVKIPEGHQYETVSGFVCESFGYIPEEGGKIIVVFEKADNKVDTEDTETTADDHDEERFQSFELEVLEANERKVGKLRFIPINNGHGEELDNKGMTRVVSRKVVKQITEAVDEQDSDKVIEVRLEAEDERSHETVLLQGELQLEDSYSNNTSQKLGNHDQHTQ, from the exons ATGGATCTGGCGGCGCGCAACGTCTTCGTACTCCTCCGCCATCCAATGGCTGCCTTCCCTCCCTCGCCCTCGATCCAACCCCGCCGTCCTCGGGGGAGCCTTCCCGCTCGGATCTGTGCTGCAGAATCCCACTCGCTCACTTTCCTCTCTCTGTCCGCTGGGAGCTGTTACAATCCTTGCCGCCGTGGTTCTCCTACTGGCCGTGCTTGTTTTCGATCGAAGATTGTTTCCCcttccacctccacctccacctcttcGGTCGATAAGAACAGTCGAGATGGGTTCCGCATCGTCCTCGTCGCGATCGTCTGCGGGGTGCTTGCGGTAAGGTGCCAAAGGGTTCTCGCGGAGGCAGCTACAGTGGATGCCAGGGTCGGGGTTTTGGCATCTAGCAGAACGAGTCTTAGCGGAGTATGGCCGAAGGTATTGCAGATTCTTCAAGTACTGAAGGACCAGGGCCTGATTTTGACGGCGCTTCTGGGTCTGTCCGCGTTCTTTTCGATGGCTGAGACATCCATCACTACATTATGGCCGTGGAAG GTTCGCGAGTTGGCTGAAAAAGAACCGGAGAATGGTGTTTTCAGAATGCTGCGTAATGATGTTACTCGTTTTCTCACTACGATTCTTATTGGCACAAC AGTGGTCAATATTGGCGCAACAGCTCTGGTTACTGAAGCAACGACTGCAATTTTTGGTGAAGCTGGTGTCAGTGCTGCTACAGCAGTTATGACG GTTGCGATTTTGCTTCTCACTGAAATTACTCCAAAAAGTGTAGCTGTGCATAATGCCACAGAGGTAGTAAGGTTTGTTGTAAG GCCGGTTGCATGGCTTTCTATAGTCCTCTATCCTGTTGGAAGAGTTGTCACCTTTTTGTCAATGGGAATTTTGAAGCTGCTAGGGCTAAAAGGTAGAAG TGAACCATATGTCACAGAAGATGAACTAAAATTGATGTTACGTGGGGCTGAGCTGAGTGGGGCAATCGAGGAAGAAGAGCAG GATATGATTGAAAATGTACTAGAGATAAAAGATACACATGTTCGAGAAGTGATGACACCACTAGTAGATGTAGTTGCCATAGATGGGAGTGCAACACTTATTGATTTTCAGAATTTATGGGAGACTCATCAATATTCAAG AGTACCAGTCTTTGAGGAGCGTATTGATAATATTGTAGGAATTGCATATGCTATGGACATGCTTGAGTATGTTGAAAAG GTTGAGAAGCTAAAAGAAATCTCAGTGAGGGAGATTGCACGCATGCCAACATATTTTGTACCAG ATTCAATGTCCGTTTGGAATCTTCTCAGAGAGTTTCGTATAAGGCAGGTCCATATGGCTGTAGTGCTTAATGAATATGGTGGAACAATTGGG ATTGTAACCCTAGAAGATGTCGTTGAAGAAATTGTTGGTGAGATATTTGATGAAAATGATTCGAAG GAAGAAATCCAGCGAAAAACTGGGTATATTGTGATGCGAGATGATGGGGCATTTGATGTTGATGCTAATACATGCATTGACCAGTTCTCAGAAGAACTAAATGTTAAAATACCCGAG GGACATCAGTATGAGACAGTATCTGGCTTTGTCTGCGAATCCTTTGGATATATTCCTGAAGAAGGTGGGAAGATCATAGTAGTATTTGAGAAGGCAGACAATAAAGTGGATACTGAAGACACTGAAACAACAGCTGATGACCATGACGAAGAAAGATTTCAATCATTTGAACTTGAG GTACTTGAAGCTAATGAGAGAAAGGTTGGTAAACTTCGATTTATACCAATCAACAATGGACACGGAGAAGAGTTGGATAACAAGGGCATGACTCGTGTGGTCTCCAGAAAAGTGGTTAAGCAAATCACTGAGGCTGTTGATGAACAGGACTCTGACAAGGTGATTGAGGTGAGACTGGAAGCGGAAGATGAACGCTCCCATGAAACAGTTTTATTGCAGGGTGAACTTCAACTTGAAGATTCCTATAGTAATAACACTAGTCAGAAGTTAGGTAACCATGATCAACACACTCAATGA
- the LOC121987594 gene encoding formin-like protein 12 isoform X1: MLRTVFPRTSMQSREFETGSDISTEMGDIVEDEMEVGSMEEFFEVEEIFSNSEWHDGQRDLATMDKLINKTSSKNFSSPPPPHNHSRRMPNHIYLPQVRLLLPPFLSLQTLKSHHLCFLGLRKYLKYYKILLPQNRTLR; encoded by the exons ATGCTAAGGACCGTTTTCCCAAGGACTTCAATGCAGAGCAGAG AGTTTGAAACTGGCTCTGATATTTCCACCGAAATGGGAGACATAGTTGAGGATGAGATGGAAGTTGGCTCCATGGAAGAGTTTTTTGAGGTAGAAGAGATCTTTAGCAATTCTGAATGGCATGATGGACAGAGGGATCTTGCTACTATGGATAAGTTGATCAACAAAACAAGCTCCAAAAATTTTTCGTCGCCACCTCCACCTCACAACCATTCTCGCCGCATGCCAAATCACATATATCTTCCACAAGTAAGATTGCTCCTACCCCCCTTCCTCAGCTTACAAACTCTCAAAAGTCATCATCTATGTTTTCTAGGTCTCCGCAAATACCTGAAATATTACAAGATCCTCCTACCCCAGAACCGGACCCTCAGATGA
- the LOC121987594 gene encoding formin-like protein 12 isoform X2, whose protein sequence is MLRTVFPRTSMQSREFETGSDISTEMGDIVEDEMEVGSMEEFFEVEEIFSNSEWHDGQRDLATMDKLINKTSSKNFSSPPPPHNHSRRMPNHIYLPQVSANT, encoded by the exons ATGCTAAGGACCGTTTTCCCAAGGACTTCAATGCAGAGCAGAG AGTTTGAAACTGGCTCTGATATTTCCACCGAAATGGGAGACATAGTTGAGGATGAGATGGAAGTTGGCTCCATGGAAGAGTTTTTTGAGGTAGAAGAGATCTTTAGCAATTCTGAATGGCATGATGGACAGAGGGATCTTGCTACTATGGATAAGTTGATCAACAAAACAAGCTCCAAAAATTTTTCGTCGCCACCTCCACCTCACAACCATTCTCGCCGCATGCCAAATCACATATATCTTCCACAA GTCTCCGCAAATACCTGA